A single genomic interval of Streptomyces sp. BA2 harbors:
- a CDS encoding alkaline phosphatase PhoX, which translates to MRKLLPIITSHQGSGGRSALTCRFRCGDACFHEVPNTSDNEYVGDVIAGALSRRSMMRAAAVVTVATAAGGAVVAGPAAPEAAAAPVKPSSHKSKKGARGLRFTPVAPNTTDSVTIPDGYAQNVVIRWGEPILRGAPAFDADKQTAKAQAGQFGYNNDFLSLLPLHRERGRQVLVANHEYTDEILMFKGYDAANPTREQVEIAWAAHGLSVVVVEEERKSGKLTAVSRHQLNRRLTATSEFRLTGPAAGSEYVRTKADPRGTKVLGTLNNCAGGTTPWGTTLHGEENFNQYFANAEKVTEPTAAARLKRYGVIGAASERKWERFDDRFDLVKEPNEANRFGWVVELDPYDPDSTPRKRTALGRFKHEAAQPRLTRDGRPVVYMGDDEKFDYFYKFVSSKRVAKGQSRAAHEHNLTLLDEGTLYVAKLTGDSPAAEIDGTGKLPADGEFDGSGVWIPLATAGPKGHAVSHVDGMSAEEVYVFTRQAGDKVGATKMDRPEDIEPSPHTGKVYVALTNNSDRGKAGKAGADEANPRNLNKHGQILELTERYNRPESTTFAWSLFLVAGDPEDPATYFAGFPKDKVSPISCPDNVAFDPHGNLWISTDGNQLGSHDGLFGVATKGDRRGELKQFLTMPKGAETCGPLVQDRRVIVSVQHPGEIDGASVEKPASAWPDGPGKLVRPAVVSVWRKDGSDIGV; encoded by the coding sequence CACCTCGCACCAGGGGAGCGGCGGCCGTTCCGCCCTGACCTGCCGGTTCCGTTGTGGTGATGCCTGCTTCCACGAGGTGCCCAACACCAGTGACAACGAGTACGTCGGTGACGTCATAGCCGGAGCGCTCAGCCGCCGTTCCATGATGCGGGCCGCCGCGGTCGTGACCGTGGCGACCGCCGCGGGCGGCGCCGTCGTCGCGGGTCCCGCCGCCCCGGAAGCGGCTGCCGCACCCGTTAAACCGTCGTCGCACAAGAGCAAAAAGGGGGCGCGCGGTCTCCGCTTCACGCCCGTCGCGCCCAACACCACCGACTCCGTCACGATCCCGGACGGCTACGCCCAGAACGTCGTCATCCGCTGGGGCGAACCCATCCTCCGCGGCGCCCCCGCCTTCGACGCGGACAAGCAGACCGCGAAGGCGCAGGCCGGACAGTTCGGGTACAACAACGACTTCCTCTCCCTCCTGCCGCTGCACCGCGAGCGCGGGCGCCAGGTTCTCGTGGCCAATCACGAGTACACCGACGAGATTTTGATGTTCAAGGGGTATGACGCCGCCAACCCCACCCGTGAGCAGGTCGAGATCGCCTGGGCCGCGCACGGCCTCTCCGTCGTGGTCGTCGAGGAGGAGCGCAAGAGCGGCAAGCTGACCGCCGTCAGCCGCCACCAGCTCAACCGCCGCCTCACCGCCACCAGCGAGTTCCGGCTCACCGGACCCGCCGCGGGCAGCGAGTACGTCCGTACGAAGGCCGACCCGCGCGGCACCAAGGTCCTCGGCACGCTCAACAACTGCGCGGGCGGCACCACCCCGTGGGGCACGACCCTGCACGGCGAGGAGAACTTCAACCAGTACTTCGCCAACGCGGAGAAGGTCACCGAGCCCACCGCCGCCGCGCGCCTCAAGCGCTACGGAGTCATCGGCGCCGCGTCCGAGAGGAAATGGGAGCGGTTCGACGATCGCTTCGACCTGGTCAAGGAGCCCAACGAGGCCAACCGCTTCGGCTGGGTCGTCGAACTCGACCCGTACGACCCCGACTCGACCCCGCGCAAGCGCACCGCGCTCGGCCGCTTCAAGCACGAGGCCGCGCAGCCGCGCCTCACGCGCGACGGCCGTCCGGTGGTCTACATGGGCGACGACGAGAAGTTCGACTACTTCTACAAGTTCGTCAGCAGCAAGCGCGTCGCCAAGGGGCAGTCGCGGGCCGCGCACGAGCACAACCTCACGCTCCTCGACGAGGGCACCCTGTACGTCGCCAAGCTGACCGGCGACTCCCCCGCGGCCGAGATCGACGGGACCGGAAAGCTGCCCGCCGACGGGGAGTTCGACGGCAGCGGCGTCTGGATCCCGCTCGCCACCGCGGGCCCCAAGGGCCACGCCGTCTCGCACGTCGACGGCATGAGTGCCGAAGAGGTGTACGTCTTCACGCGCCAGGCCGGTGACAAGGTCGGCGCCACGAAGATGGACCGCCCCGAGGACATCGAGCCGTCGCCGCACACCGGCAAGGTGTACGTCGCGCTCACGAACAACTCCGACCGCGGCAAGGCGGGCAAGGCCGGAGCCGACGAGGCCAACCCGCGCAACCTCAACAAGCACGGGCAGATCCTGGAGCTGACCGAGCGCTACAACCGGCCGGAGTCGACCACTTTCGCCTGGTCGCTCTTCCTCGTCGCAGGCGACCCGGAGGACCCGGCCACGTACTTCGCGGGCTTCCCGAAGGACAAGGTCAGCCCGATCTCCTGCCCGGACAACGTCGCCTTCGACCCGCACGGCAACCTGTGGATCTCGACGGACGGCAACCAACTCGGCTCGCACGACGGCCTGTTCGGCGTCGCGACCAAGGGTGACAGGCGCGGTGAGCTCAAGCAGTTCCTGACCATGCCGAAGGGTGCGGAGACCTGTGGCCCGCTGGTCCAGGACCGCCGCGTGATCGTCTCCGTGCAGCACCCGGGCGAGATCGACGGCGCGTCCGTCGAGAAGCCCGCGAGCGCGTGGCCCGACGGTCCCGGGAAGCTCGTCCGTCCTGCGGTCGTGTCCGTGTGGCGCAAGGACGGCAGCGACATCGGCGTCTGA